A single region of the Triticum dicoccoides isolate Atlit2015 ecotype Zavitan chromosome 2B, WEW_v2.0, whole genome shotgun sequence genome encodes:
- the LOC119364244 gene encoding protein SMAX1-LIKE 3-like, with product MRAGGCTVQQALTAEAAGVVKQAVSLARRRGNAQVTPLHVASAMLAAPAGLLRAACLRSHSHPLQCKALELCFNVALNRLPASAAVASSPLLGGHGHHHYYPPSLSNALVAAFKRAQAHQRRGSVDSQQQPVLAVKIELEQLVVSILDDPSVSRVMREAGFSSTQIKANVEQTVCSTTTTAATNNPHQNPNPSSAATTSKHQETSKAKLPLGQARDEDAAAVLHCLAGRSKTRVVVVAENTAAAEATVRAAMDKVKRGDAKHDALRSAQVVSLRVSSFREMPREEAERRLGELRCLIKSRGHVLLVVEDLKWAAEFWSGHVQGGRRGYYCPVEHVVTEVRALACAAGGEHGLWLVGFGSYQTYTKCRAGQPSLENLWGLQTLTVPAGSLALSLTCALDDSALGAVNQSMKASSDMDGNGPVPRWPLLGGAQLTSRCCGDCSGVRIDTKAALPPSFVSSSTIPSWLQHCRDQEPTHVMDLSRNWSSICSKPSQRMTLHFSAPVSPASSISSYEHGHQPRQSWLLADLDGKHPWKPKCEADEKVSSHDSGASNGSVEVECRSRFKELNAENLKLLCAALEKEVPWQKEIVPEIASTVLQCRSGIAKRRDKSRSTDAKEETWMFFLGGDADGKERVASELANLVFGSRKNFVSIKLGASSTSASCSTEEHRSKRPRTSAATEGEAYLERLYDAVSENPHRVILMDDFEQANQSCQVGIKEAIDSGVIRSQTGDEVGVSDTIVILCCESFDSKSRACSPPTKQMNPETKEEHTVDHDHKEAETSSSCFDLNINIESEHADERDVCLLTAVDRTLFFRRQEDL from the exons ATGAGGGCCGGGGGGTGCACCGTGCAGCAGGCGctgacggcggaggcggcgggggttGTGAAGCAGGCCGTGAGCCTGGCGCGCCGGAGGGGGAACGCGCAGGTCACGCCGCTGCACGTGGCCAGCGCGATGCTGGCGGCGCCGGCGGGGCTGCTGCGCGCCGCCTGCCTCCGGTCGCACTCGCACCCGCTCCAGTGCAAGGCGCTGGAGCTGTGCTTCAACGTGGCCCTCAACCGCCTGCCGGCCTCCGCCGCGGTCGCCTCCTCGCCGCTGCTCGGCGGCCACGGCCACCACCACTACTACCCGCCGTCGCTCTCCAACGCGCTCGTCGCGGCCTTCAAGCGCGCGCAGGCGCACCAGCGGCGCGGGTCCGTCGATAGCCAGCAGCAGCCGGTGCTCGCCGTCAAGATCGAGCTCGAGCAGCTCGTCGTCTCCATCCTCGACGACCCCAGCGTCAGCCGCGTCATGCGCGAGGCCGGCTTCTCCAGCACGCAGATCAAGGCCAACGTCGAGCAGACCGTGTGCAGCACCACCACCACAGCGGCCACCAACAATCCCcaccaaaaccctaaccctagcagcgCGGCCACTACGAGCAAGCATCaagaaacctccaaggccaagcTCCCGCTCGGCCAGGCGCGCGATGAGGACGCTGCCGCCGTGCTCCACTGCCTGGCCGGCAGGAGCAAGACGAGGGTCGTGGTCGTCGCCGAGAACACTGCCGCGGCGGAGGCCACGGTGCGCGCGGCCATGGACAAGGTCAAGAGAGGCGACGCCAAGCACGACGCCCTACGGAGCGCGCAGGTGGTCAGCCTCCGTGTGTCTTCGTTCCGGGAGATGCCGAGGGAGGAGGCGGAGCGGCGGCTGGGCGAGCTGCGGTGCCTCATCAAGAGCCGAGGGCATGTCCTGCTGGTGGTGGAGGACCTCAAGTGGGCGGCCGAGTTCTGGAGCGGCCACGTCCAAGGAGGCCGGAGAGGGTACTACTGCCCCGTGGAGCACGTGGTGACCGAGGTGCGCGCCCTGGCGTGCGCGGCCGGCGGTGAGCACGGGCTCTGGCTCGTCGGGTTCGGGAGCTACCAGACGTACACGAAGTGCAGGGCGGGGCAGCCGTCGCTGGAGAACCTGTGGGGGCTCCAGACGCTCACCGTCCCCGCCGGCAGCCTCGCGCTGAGCCTCACCTGCGCCTTGGACGACAG TGCACTAGGCGCAGTCAATCAGTCCATGAAAGCCAGCTCCGACATGGATGGGAACGGACCGGTGCCCCGCTGGCCGCTTTTGGGCGGCGCCCAGCTGACCTCCAGATGCTGCGGCGATTGCTCCGGCGTCAGGATTGACACCAAAGCCGCATTGCCGCCCTCCTTCGTGTCCTCGTCCACCATCCCATCGTGGCTCCAGCATTGCCGCGATCAG GAGCCTACGCATGTCATGGATCTCAGCAGGAACTGGAGCTCCATCTGCAGCAAACCATCTCAGCGGATGACGCTGCACTTCTCGGCACCCGTGTCTCCGGCTTCCTCCATTTCCTCGTACGAGCATGGCCACCAGCCTCGCCAGTCGTGGCTTCTCGCCGATCTCGACGGCAAGCATCCATGGAAACCCAAGTGCGAGGCCGACGAGAAGGTCTCGTCGCACGACTCGGGCGCTTCCAACGGCTCCGTGGAGGTGGAGTGCCGTTCCAGGTTCAAGGAGCTCAACGCCGAGAACCTCAAGCTTCTTTGCGCCGCATTGGAGAAGGAGGTGCCGTGGCAGAAGGAGATCGTCCCTGAGATCGCGAGCACCGTCCTCCAGTGCCGGTCAGGGATCGCCAAGAGGCGCGACAAGTCGAGGTCGACGGACGCCAAGGAGGAGACGTGGATGTTCTTCCTCGGAGGCGACGCCGACGGCAAGGAGAGGGTGGCCAGTGAGCTTGCCAACCTCGTCTTCGGCTCGCGCAAGAACTTCGTGTCCATCAAACTCGGCGCCTCCTCGACGTCCGCATCCTGCTCCACCGAGGAGCACAGGAGCAAGCGACCCCGGACGTCGGCGGCGACCGAGGGCGAGGCCTACCTTGAGCGGCTCTACGACGCCGTCTCCGAGAACCCGCACCGCGTCATTCTCATGGATGACTTTGAGCAGGCCAACCAGTCCTGCCAGGTCGGCATCAAGGAAGCCATCGACAGCGGGGTGATACGGAGCCAAACCGGCGACGAGGTCGGCGTGAGCGACACCATCGTCATCCTTTGCTGCGAGAGCTTCGACTCCAAGTCTAGAGCTTGCTCGCCGCCAACCAAGCAGATGAACCCGGAGACCAAGGAGGAGCACACGGTTGATCATGATCACAAAGAAGCTGAGACCTCCTCGTCTTGCTTTGATTTGAACATCAACATAGAGAGTGAGCATGCGGATGAGCGTGATGTCTGCCTGCTCACGGCGGTCGACCGGACGCTGTTCTTCAGAAGACAGGAGGACTTGTGA